From Primulina tabacum isolate GXHZ01 chromosome 2, ASM2559414v2, whole genome shotgun sequence, one genomic window encodes:
- the LOC142536924 gene encoding anthocyanidin 3-O-glucosyltransferase 5-like, with amino-acid sequence MSGSSNNLHIAILSSPGVGHLIPVLLLANRLAAQHNIKTTILAVTTGGASSESSLLKLPNEEGLVETVELPLGDISHLMNPSIQVVTRLCMMLREALPLVRSAIASMGRKPDALIVDLFGTEALPIALEYDLPKYVYVPSTAWFTALTIYCPVLDGEVKGQYVDERDYLKIPGCKPVRPVDVVDPMLNRHDQQYVEYLRQGKEFTLFDGILLNSWEELESKTLEAFRENEALRSVMTAPLYPIGPLTRPIEQEVLENGLMDWLDKQPNQSVLLVSLGSGGVLSQEQMTELAWGLELSQQRFIWVVRTPTSGRVDDAFFTRDEGSEEFPGYLPSGFLTRTRNTGVLVPLWGQQVKILSHRSMGGFLTHCGWNSTLESIVSGLPMIAWPLYAEQRMNAALLTEEIGVALRPEELPTRKVVGREEIEKLVRTLIQGEDGQVMRDKVKRLKISAANALSEISGSSHKSMCQILSDIRNKRAQMID; translated from the coding sequence ATGAGTGGCTCATCTAATAATCTTCACATCGCTATTCTCTCCAGTCCCGGTGTCGGGCATCTCATACCGGTTCTACTCCTAGCCAACCGCCTCGCCGCCCAACACAACATCAAAACCACCATTCTTGCAGTCACAACAGGCGGTGCTTCATCGGAATCCAGCCTCCTCAAGCTTCCAAATGAAGAGGGGCTCGTCGAAACTGTGGAGCTTCCCCTTGGTGATATCTCACACCTCATGAATCCGTCTATACAAGTAGTCACAAGACTGTGCATGATGCTCCGGGAAGCTTTGCCGTTAGTCCGCTCTGCCATCGCCTCCATGGGCCGCAAGCCGGACGCCCTGATCGTCGATCTTTTTGGGACAGAAGCTCTGCCGATTGCCTTGGAGTATGACTTGCCCAAGTATGTCTATGTTCCCTCTACTGCATGGTTCACTGCGTTGACTATTTACTGTCCAGTTCTTGATGGAGAAGTCAAGGGTCAATATGTTGATGAGCGAGATTACTTGAAAATTCCGGGCTGCAAACCAGTTCGACCGGTGGATGTGGTGGACCCGATGCTAAACCGGCATGATCAGCAGTATGTCGAGTATCTGAGACAGGGGAAAGAGTTCACGTTATTTGATGGGATTTTATTGAACTCGTGGGAAGAATTGGAGTCCAAAACCCTCGAGGCTTTTAGGGAAAATGAAGCGTTGAGGTCCGTGATGACCGCCCCCCTTTACCCTATCGGTCCTCTGACGAGACCCATAGAACAGGAAGTGTTGGAAAATGGCTTGATGGATTGGTTAGACAAGCAACCTAATCAAAGTGTTCTACTTGTATCACTCGGAAGCGGTGGGGTGCTATCGCAGGAGCAAATGACCGAGCTGGCTTGGGGGCTGGAGCTGAGCCAACAGCGGTTCATTTGGGTGGTGCGAACTCCGACCAGTGGTCGTGTGGATGATGCGTTTTTCACCAGAGACGAAGGGTCGGAAGAGTTCCCGGGCTATTTGCCTTCGGGGTTTTTAACCCGAACGCGAAATACAGGAGTGTTGGTCCCATTGTGGGGACAACAAGTCAAAATCCTGAGCCATCGCTCGATGGGAGGATTCCTGACGCATTGCGGGTGGAACTCGACGTTGGAAAGCATAGTTAGTGGGCTGCCGATGATAGCGTGGCCGCTATACGCGGAGCAAAGGATGAACGCCGCCTTGTTGACTGAGGAGATCGGGGTGGCATTGCGGCCGGAGGAGTTGCCCACAAGGAAAGTGGTGGGAAGGGAAGAGATAGAGAAACTGGTGAGGACATTAATTCAAGGTGAAGATGGACAAGTGATGAGGGACAAGGTTAAAAGGTTGAAAATTAGTGCTGCCAATGCACTAAGCGAAATCAGTGGCTCGTCACACAAATCCATGTGCCAGATTCTCTCCGATATTAGAAACAAGAGAGCTCAAATGATCGATTGA